The Calditrichota bacterium DNA segment GCACAAGAGGGGATGGCTGCCTTCTTAGGGAAAAGGACCCCTCATTGGCGCAGGGACCCTTCCGGAGGTCAATGACAGAATGCTACGCAGGGTGTTGGTGGCCAATCGCGGAGAGATCGCGGTGCGCATCATCCGTGCCTGCCGGGAGCTCGGCATGGAGACGGTGGCTGTCTACTCCGAGGCGGATGCAGAGGCGCTCCATGTGCAGCTCGCCGACCAGGCAGTGTGCCTTGGTCCGGCGCCTCCGTTGCAGAGCTACTTGCGAGTCGAGGGGGTCATTGCCGCGGCGCACCAGACTGGTGCCGACGCGATTCACCCTGGTTATGGCTTTCTTGCTGAGAGCGCAGCGTTCGCGCAACGCTGTGAGGAGGAAGGTATCACCTTTGTTGGCCCTCACTCCGCAGCTCTGGCGCTCGTCGGCGATAAGGTCGCGGCTCGAGCTACCGTTGCCAGGGCTGGCGTACCCACCATACCTGGCATGCTCCTCAAGACGACTGATCTCTCCGTCCTCGCCTCTGAAGCTGACGCGTTGGGCTATCCCCTGCTGGTGAAGGCCTCCGCAGGTGGTGGAGGCAAAGGCATGCGCCTGGTGCGCCACAAGAGGGAGCTGAGAGCAGCCTTAGAAGCAGGTATCCGCGAGGCCGAATCGGCTTTCGGCGACGGTTCCCTGTACCTTGAGAAATGCATCGAGGAACCACGCCATGTGGAGTTCCAGGTGCTGGCCGATCATCACGGCAACGCGGTGCACTTGTTCGAGCGCGAGTGTTCGGTGCAGCGCCGATATCAGAAAATAGTTGAAGAATCGCCCTCTTCTGCCCTTCATCACGAGCTCAGGGGGCAAATGGCCGAAGCCGCGTTGAAGGTCGTTCGAGCCTGCTCATACACTAATGCCGGGACCGTGGAGTTCCTCCTGGGCAAGGATGGCACTTTCTATTTCTTGGAGGTGAACGCGCGCATCCAGGTGGAGCACCCGGTGACTGAGTTGGTGACCG contains these protein-coding regions:
- a CDS encoding acetyl-CoA carboxylase biotin carboxylase subunit, which gives rise to MLRRVLVANRGEIAVRIIRACRELGMETVAVYSEADAEALHVQLADQAVCLGPAPPLQSYLRVEGVIAAAHQTGADAIHPGYGFLAESAAFAQRCEEEGITFVGPHSAALALVGDKVAARATVARAGVPTIPGMLLKTTDLSVLASEADALGYPLLVKASAGGGGKGMRLVRHKRELRAALEAGIREAESAFGDGSLYLEKCIEEPRHVEFQVLADHHGNAVHLFERECSVQRRYQKIVEESPSSALHHELRGQMAEAALKVVRACSYTNAGTVEFLLGKDGTFYFLEVNARIQVEHPVTELVTGVDLVRQQLLIASGEPLQLRQEQIAQRGHAIECRIYAEDPARDFLPCSGTVVSLQEPRGAGIRCDSGLYPGCRVSIHYDPLLAKLITWGQDREQARRRMVAALEDYAILGVRTQIPFLRAIMKHPAFVAGQTTTGFLPRFMDELLRESSDKEAELDALLVAAIAEFERRRTPRSSTPKEITPWQRVGRWELGMGH